aagaatttGGTAAATGGGTACTTGATCTTGGTGATGGTAAACTACCAACAACATCTACGAAAGAGGGAGAAGAACCAACATGGATTAAAATACCGGAGGACCTTTTGATACCATCACTCCATGATCCTATTCAACAAATTGTGAACAACACTTTCCCTAATATGCAACAAAGCTTAGAAGATATGAATTACCTTAATTCCAGATGTATCCTTTCTCCGAATAACGAATTTGTTGACGAAGTAAATTCTTATATCGTTTCAACGATACAGTCTGAAACAAGAACATATTTTAGTGTTGATTCCATCAGTCCTACATCGGAAGCAATAGAGAATCAAGATATTCTATTCCCAGTTGAATTGTTGAATTCACTGAAGATTTTTGGATTCCCAAATCATGAATTAGAGTTGCGGGTTGGTGTTCCCATCATGCTTCTAAGAAATTATAACCAAAGTATGGGGCTTTGTAACGGCACAAGGCTTATAGTCACTAAATTGGCAGCATGGATTATAGAAGCTAAAATTATTACTGGAAACAACATTGGCAAGAACGTATTAATCTATAGAATAATAATGGAGACAACTGACACTAAGTGGCCATTCAAACTAAGAATGAAACAATTCCCTATCAAGGTTTGTTTTGCCATGACAATCAACAAAAGTCAGGGTCAGACTTTAGAACATGTGGGTGTTTATTTTCCCAAGACTGTATTCTCTCATGGCCAGTTATACGTTGCTGTCTCTAGAACAACTTCTTGCGAAGGTCTCAAATTTCTAATTGTCAACAAGGAAGGTGAACAAGAGGGTTACACACAAAATATTCTTTACCAAGAAGCATTTAATAATTTTCCTTAGCATATCAATTAAATGACAATGTATTTGCAACTGAAAGTATTATTTGTTGTAACATACCTCTGTTTGATCATGACCTATATTACAAAGTTATATCGATTATTAAATTACTTTGTCACATTGGTGTTCAATTATTTGAATTATATTAAATTAGGAACATGtgcttaatggatcaatatataATCAAGGTTCCACGATATGCAATCATCATCCACATTATGTAACTCCGACAGAGTTATTTACACAAAAACTCCCATTTTCCAAGCCAGTCACACACCCATATCAGAGCGATTTGAAATATTATTCAAGTTGGGCGCgtattaaaataaaatctaaagatAATAAACTTTTTTTTACTTAATCATATGTTTAAAAAGTGGTTAGTTTTTTTCTCGGAAGTTAAAAAAGTGGTGAACTTTTATCCTAATCAGAAGTTAAAAAAGTTGTTACTTTTTTCCTAAAAAAAGGTGGGCGGAAAATGTGAGCGGTTAAGATTTAAAGCCCTAAAAAAATCCTGAATACGTGGAGatatttattttatcaaaaaaaaaagtcaaaggaaaggaaaaagaaaaatcgaaAAAGTCGTTATAATTTTAAAAGACACATCGTTATACGAAAAGATACATAACCGGTCACAATAGAAACGAAACTGATTGGAACAGACACGTCTCTCACTGGAGGGACTCAAACAACATATATTTAAATGATTTCCTAACAGCCTATCACATCAATTCAAacagtttctttgacaataaacattTTGCCTAGAGacaaaaacatatatataatGGAGACATCACTgaagaaatcaaacaaaaataccTTTTATGGGAAATTAAGGGTTACAATTGCAAGGCTCTGGACTGAAACCAAAATACCGAGTGCAGAAGTTATAAACTTAAGCATGATTTTAGTCGACATAGATGTAAGAATGATACTGATTTAGTTGAATTTCTATTTCTATTTGTGTATAAATATCTATAACGGAACCTGCTAACAACCGTACACACTTTTCAGGGAGAAGCAATGCATGCAATTGTGCCTAGGAAATATATGACAATCTTCTCAGACCAATTAGAAGAAG
This portion of the Papaver somniferum cultivar HN1 chromosome 11, ASM357369v1, whole genome shotgun sequence genome encodes:
- the LOC113325178 gene encoding ATP-dependent DNA helicase PIF1-like, with the protein product MMHRNALEAVDKTLKFLMDDSDKIFGGKTVLLGGDFRQVLPVIRGGTRADIVSASINRSRLWSHCQVFKLTINMRIRNKDADTVELQKIKEFGKWVLDLGDGKLPTTSTKEGEEPTWIKIPEDLLIPSLHDPIQQIVNNTFPNMQQSLEDMNYLNSRCILSPNNEFVDEVNSYIVSTIQSETRTYFSVDSISPTSEAIENQDILFPVELLNSLKIFGFPNHELELRVGVPIMLLRNYNQSMGLCNGTRLIVTKLAAWIIEAKIITGNNIGKNVLIYRIIMETTDTKWPFKLRMKQFPIKVCFAMTINKSQGQTLEHVGVYFPKTVFSHGQLYVAVSRTTSCEGLKFLIVNKEGEQEGYTQNILYQEAFNNFP